In one window of Mobiluncus massiliensis DNA:
- the hypF gene encoding carbamoyltransferase HypF → MRRAYELRGVVQGVGFRPHVAQVAAQFPITGFVGNDDESVFIEAQGTLAAVEGFMETMLATLPPLASVLRNVSTDLPEQEEETEFRIVPSRRRSGARTLIPPDTATCPDCQAEMADPTNRRYLYPFTTCTNCGPRATIMVDLPYDRDTTTMVKFPMCPACHEEYTNPTNRRYHAQPVSCYDCGPVLWVSPADAPDLRPPEGDRRPLIAAALDEARQRLCAGEILAVKGIGGFHLMCDARNEEAVARLRKRKNRGDKPFAVMVGDAAAAARLAQLDADQLRTLQTAARPIVIAPFGPEYDLAPAIAPGLGDVGILLPYAPLHLELLSGECAQMALVATSGNLAGEPLCFTNEDAAERLAGIVDAFVFHDRDIHLPMEDSVFLANSQVTIPSRRSRGYAPLPVALSRPATVPILAVGGELKNTFCLANGNWAHISGHIGDMGTLASQEAFDRAVTQMLNFQRQRPEKVVCDLHPNYSTVSWAERFTASHDIELAQVQHHVAHAYSLLSEHSWLDPAVVVAVDGTGYGTDGTIWGGEVLDIEGSQWQRSAHVPTFSLVGGDRAVRYPWRVALGIAHDWGLDWITEAISAEIGERQGKSTELELVKSQLASGFGVSATTSCGRLFDAAAAILGIRTEVTYEAQAAMELERVATGWANTHPEAVLPQVDSYLELVEQLGDVDRPVGQRAWAFHVGLAQLLGNQARQAVEQADTKTVGLTGGVALNRLFTRHFVDFLEGSGYRVLTHQNVPPNDGGLSLGQAWAAVLGAC, encoded by the coding sequence ATGCGCCGAGCGTATGAGCTGCGGGGTGTAGTGCAGGGAGTCGGTTTCCGCCCGCACGTTGCTCAGGTCGCCGCCCAGTTCCCCATCACCGGTTTCGTGGGTAATGACGACGAGTCAGTGTTTATCGAAGCCCAAGGCACGCTCGCGGCGGTGGAGGGTTTCATGGAAACCATGCTGGCGACCCTGCCTCCGCTGGCCAGCGTGTTGCGCAACGTGTCCACAGACCTGCCCGAGCAGGAGGAAGAAACTGAGTTTCGTATCGTGCCTTCCCGGCGTCGTTCCGGCGCCCGCACGCTGATACCCCCGGACACCGCCACCTGTCCCGACTGCCAAGCCGAAATGGCTGACCCGACGAACCGACGCTACCTTTACCCTTTCACCACCTGCACGAACTGCGGGCCACGCGCCACCATCATGGTGGACCTCCCTTATGACCGCGACACCACGACTATGGTGAAGTTTCCCATGTGCCCCGCTTGTCACGAGGAATACACGAACCCGACCAACCGGCGCTATCACGCCCAGCCCGTTAGCTGCTACGACTGCGGGCCGGTGCTGTGGGTCAGCCCGGCTGACGCTCCGGATTTGCGCCCGCCCGAGGGGGATCGCCGGCCGTTGATTGCCGCGGCTCTGGACGAAGCCCGCCAGCGGCTGTGTGCCGGGGAAATCCTGGCGGTGAAAGGCATCGGCGGCTTTCACCTCATGTGCGATGCCCGCAACGAGGAGGCGGTCGCACGGCTGCGGAAACGGAAAAATCGGGGAGATAAGCCGTTTGCGGTCATGGTGGGGGACGCTGCGGCCGCGGCCCGGCTGGCTCAGCTCGATGCGGACCAGCTGCGCACGCTGCAAACTGCCGCCCGTCCGATTGTAATCGCTCCGTTCGGGCCGGAATATGACCTGGCTCCCGCGATTGCTCCCGGATTGGGGGACGTGGGGATTTTGCTGCCTTACGCGCCGCTGCATCTGGAGTTGTTGAGCGGGGAATGTGCCCAGATGGCGCTGGTGGCGACGTCGGGAAACCTGGCGGGCGAACCGCTGTGTTTCACGAACGAAGACGCGGCCGAGCGGCTGGCGGGAATAGTCGATGCGTTCGTGTTTCACGACCGTGACATTCACCTGCCCATGGAGGACTCCGTATTTCTGGCAAACTCGCAGGTCACCATTCCTTCGCGGCGCTCGCGCGGTTACGCACCCCTGCCGGTCGCGCTGTCGCGACCTGCCACCGTGCCGATTTTGGCGGTGGGTGGAGAACTGAAAAACACGTTCTGCCTGGCTAACGGAAACTGGGCGCATATTTCGGGACATATCGGGGATATGGGCACGCTCGCCAGCCAGGAGGCCTTTGACCGGGCCGTGACGCAAATGCTGAATTTCCAGCGGCAACGCCCCGAAAAAGTTGTGTGTGACCTGCACCCGAACTATTCCACGGTCAGCTGGGCCGAGCGTTTTACTGCCTCTCATGACATCGAACTGGCCCAGGTGCAGCACCACGTCGCCCACGCCTATTCCCTGTTGTCGGAACATTCTTGGCTTGACCCGGCGGTCGTGGTGGCGGTGGATGGTACCGGCTACGGGACAGATGGCACCATTTGGGGCGGAGAAGTCCTGGATATTGAGGGTTCGCAGTGGCAGCGAAGTGCGCACGTGCCGACTTTCAGCCTGGTCGGTGGCGATCGGGCAGTGCGCTATCCCTGGCGGGTCGCGTTGGGGATTGCCCACGATTGGGGCCTGGACTGGATTACGGAGGCAATCAGCGCCGAAATCGGGGAGCGGCAAGGCAAATCAACTGAACTGGAACTGGTGAAAAGCCAGCTGGCCAGCGGTTTCGGGGTGAGTGCAACCACCAGTTGCGGGCGGCTGTTCGATGCGGCCGCGGCGATTTTAGGGATTCGCACCGAGGTGACCTATGAGGCTCAGGCGGCGATGGAGCTGGAGCGCGTGGCTACCGGCTGGGCAAACACCCACCCGGAGGCAGTTTTGCCACAGGTGGACAGCTATCTGGAGCTCGTCGAGCAGTTGGGTGATGTTGACCGGCCGGTCGGTCAGCGGGCTTGGGCTTTCCACGTGGGGTTGGCGCAACTGCTGGGGAATCAGGCTCGTCAAGCCGTCGAGCAGGCCGACACAAAAACGGTGGGATTGACCGGCGGGGTCGCCCTCAATCGGCTGTTTACCAGGCACTTTGTGGATTTCCTGGAGGGTAGCGGATACCGGGTGCTGACCCACCAGAACGTGCCGCCCAATGATGGAGGCCTGAGCTTGGGACAAGCGTGGGCGGCGGTCCTCGGCGCGTGCTGA
- the hypE gene encoding hydrogenase expression/formation protein HypE, producing the protein MCDYQCVDPKNRLNEDELQVNSNIARVRRRGMQLKDDYVTLSHGAGGKASAALVEQVFVPGYGNEVLEELTDAGVLPLAELLTGLTGEGTSPVGGKLAMSTDSYVVNPLVFPGGSIGELAVNGTVNDLAVSGAIPKVISAGFILEEGLPIADLRREVQAMRDAAEAAGVRIITGDTKVVPQGSGDKLFINTAGVGIVPAGRELGASKVQRGDRLIVSGAIADHGMSVMMARGDLAIQAPIKSDTRAVNHLVEALIEAVPETRWMRDATRGGLGTVLNELAIATGWGIAVEDEAVPVHEMTRGACDMLGIDPIYVANEGMFVAVVPADQADAAVAALRKLPGGEEAANIGRVVAKPESSVVMVTAFSGTRMIDMLVGDPLPRIC; encoded by the coding sequence TTGTGCGATTATCAATGTGTGGATCCGAAAAACCGCCTGAACGAAGATGAATTGCAAGTGAACTCGAATATCGCGCGGGTACGCCGCCGCGGCATGCAGCTGAAAGACGACTATGTGACGCTTTCTCACGGGGCGGGGGGTAAGGCTTCAGCAGCCCTGGTCGAGCAGGTTTTCGTCCCCGGTTATGGCAACGAGGTGCTCGAGGAACTGACCGACGCCGGGGTGCTTCCCCTAGCGGAACTGCTCACGGGTCTGACCGGGGAGGGCACAAGCCCGGTAGGCGGCAAACTCGCGATGTCTACCGATTCCTACGTGGTCAATCCCCTAGTTTTCCCCGGCGGCTCCATCGGGGAACTAGCGGTGAACGGGACAGTCAACGACCTGGCGGTCAGCGGGGCTATCCCGAAAGTCATCAGCGCTGGTTTCATCCTGGAAGAGGGCCTGCCCATCGCGGACTTGCGCCGGGAAGTCCAGGCTATGCGCGACGCCGCCGAGGCAGCGGGGGTGCGGATTATCACCGGCGACACCAAAGTCGTGCCCCAGGGCAGCGGCGACAAACTGTTCATCAACACGGCCGGAGTCGGGATTGTGCCGGCCGGCAGGGAACTGGGCGCCAGCAAAGTGCAGCGCGGGGACCGCCTGATTGTGTCCGGCGCGATTGCTGACCACGGTATGTCGGTCATGATGGCGCGAGGCGACCTGGCCATTCAGGCCCCCATCAAATCCGATACCAGGGCGGTCAATCACCTGGTCGAAGCCCTAATCGAGGCGGTTCCGGAGACCCGCTGGATGCGTGACGCGACCCGCGGCGGCTTGGGAACCGTGTTGAACGAGCTGGCGATTGCGACCGGCTGGGGCATCGCCGTCGAGGACGAAGCCGTGCCGGTGCACGAGATGACTCGCGGAGCGTGCGACATGCTGGGGATTGACCCGATTTATGTCGCCAACGAGGGCATGTTTGTGGCCGTGGTTCCGGCTGACCAGGCCGATGCGGCCGTGGCGGCGCTGCGGAAACTGCCCGGCGGCGAGGAAGCGGCGAATATCGGCCGGGTTGTAGCCAAACCGGAGTCCTCGGTCGTGATGGTAACCGCGTTTTCCGGCACCCGCATGATAGACATGCTGGTCGGCGACCCGCTGCCGCGGATTTGCTGA
- a CDS encoding HypC/HybG/HupF family hydrogenase formation chaperone produces MCLGVPAEIVAFDEAESGRAKVSLSGVERMISTDLLMDEDVKVGDWVLVHVGFAMSKIDAAEAATTLDQIKKLGQFESELEQFKTTSAD; encoded by the coding sequence ATGTGTTTAGGAGTGCCTGCCGAAATTGTGGCATTTGATGAGGCGGAAAGCGGACGGGCGAAAGTGTCGCTGTCCGGGGTGGAACGCATGATTTCCACGGATTTGCTGATGGATGAGGACGTCAAAGTCGGCGATTGGGTGCTGGTGCACGTCGGTTTCGCCATGTCCAAGATTGACGCTGCGGAAGCCGCCACCACCCTGGATCAAATTAAGAAACTGGGCCAGTTTGAGAGCGAGCTGGAACAGTTTAAGACGACTTCGGCGGATTAG
- the hypD gene encoding hydrogenase formation protein HypD gives MKYVDEFRDPEFARKLVGRINAEAAHFERPLAFMEICGGHTHTIYRHGLEHLLPENVQFIHGPGCPVCVIPMGRVDDALWLANQPDVILTTFGDMMRVPGSQGSLLQARARGCDVRFVYSPLDALKIAKENPDKQVVFFAIGFETTAPSTAVTLVAAQKQQVRNFSVFSNHVKIEPPLRAIVGADETRIDGFIGPGHVATVVGSDAFKFLPKEYNKPVVVTGFEPLDILQSVAMLIDQYTSGAVDRGEARVENQYSRVVRDGGNPAALRLLDRVFATRDTFEWRGLGWMPYSGMGISEEFAAWDAERLFDVPGQRVPDPPACECGSVLTGRIKPWECKVFGTACSPEKPIGTCMVSPEGACAAFYNFGRIDRETAHAIVIED, from the coding sequence ATGAAGTACGTTGACGAATTTCGCGACCCCGAGTTCGCCCGGAAACTGGTCGGGCGCATCAACGCTGAGGCCGCCCATTTTGAACGCCCGCTGGCGTTTATGGAGATTTGCGGAGGCCACACCCACACGATCTACCGTCACGGGTTGGAGCATTTGCTGCCGGAAAACGTCCAGTTTATTCACGGTCCCGGCTGTCCGGTGTGTGTTATTCCGATGGGACGAGTGGACGACGCGCTGTGGCTGGCGAATCAGCCGGACGTGATTTTGACGACTTTCGGGGACATGATGCGGGTCCCCGGTTCACAAGGGTCCTTGCTGCAGGCTCGCGCGCGCGGTTGCGATGTGCGGTTCGTGTATTCCCCGTTGGATGCCCTGAAAATTGCCAAAGAAAACCCGGATAAACAGGTCGTTTTCTTTGCTATCGGGTTTGAAACGACCGCGCCCTCCACGGCAGTGACCCTGGTGGCGGCTCAGAAACAGCAGGTGCGGAACTTTTCTGTATTTTCTAACCACGTCAAAATTGAGCCGCCCTTGCGAGCCATCGTCGGGGCTGATGAGACGCGGATTGACGGGTTTATCGGGCCGGGTCACGTGGCGACCGTGGTGGGGTCTGACGCGTTCAAATTCTTGCCTAAGGAATACAACAAACCCGTGGTCGTGACCGGTTTCGAGCCGTTGGATATTTTGCAGTCCGTGGCGATGCTCATCGACCAGTACACCAGCGGGGCGGTAGACCGCGGCGAGGCTCGGGTGGAAAACCAGTATTCCCGCGTTGTGCGCGATGGCGGGAATCCGGCGGCTTTGCGGTTGCTGGATCGCGTGTTCGCCACCCGCGACACGTTCGAGTGGCGCGGCTTGGGGTGGATGCCGTATTCCGGCATGGGGATTTCTGAGGAGTTCGCCGCCTGGGACGCCGAGCGGCTGTTTGACGTTCCCGGCCAGCGGGTGCCTGACCCGCCGGCCTGCGAATGCGGCTCCGTGTTGACCGGGCGGATTAAACCGTGGGAATGCAAAGTGTTCGGCACTGCTTGCTCGCCTGAGAAACCCATCGGGACCTGCATGGTTTCCCCCGAAGGGGCCTGTGCCGCGTTCTATAACTTCGGCCGTATCGACCGGGAGACCGCCCACGCCATCGTGATAGAGGACTAG
- the ychF gene encoding redox-regulated ATPase YchF: MALTIGIAGLPNVGKSTIFNALTRANVLAANYPFATIDPNVGVVPLPDPRLQVLSDMFHSEKIVPATVSFVDIAGIVKGASQGEGLGNKFLANIREADAICQVTRAFADPDVVHVEGKIDPASDIETISTELILADLQTLENTIPRLRKEVSGKKTPKEVLAEAEKCEEYLNAGTVLSKEIASGNLDRDIVKTFQLMTSKPFIYVFNMDSDGLADKAKQAELAALVAPAEAIFLDGAFEAELVELDADDAREMLADAGIEESGLDKLARVGFDTLGLQTFLTAGVKESRAWTIHQGDTAPQAAGVIHTDFERGFIKADVISYDELVEIGDIHKARELGKVRQEGKDYVMADGDVVEFKFNV, from the coding sequence ATGGCTTTAACTATCGGTATCGCGGGACTCCCCAATGTCGGCAAATCCACTATTTTCAATGCCCTCACCAGGGCGAACGTGCTAGCAGCGAACTATCCTTTCGCCACTATTGACCCCAATGTCGGCGTGGTCCCGCTACCCGACCCGCGGTTACAAGTCCTGTCAGATATGTTCCACTCGGAAAAGATCGTGCCCGCAACCGTGTCATTCGTAGACATCGCCGGCATCGTCAAGGGCGCTTCCCAGGGCGAAGGTTTGGGCAATAAGTTCCTGGCTAACATCCGCGAAGCAGACGCGATTTGCCAGGTTACCCGGGCTTTTGCCGACCCTGACGTGGTTCACGTAGAGGGAAAAATCGACCCGGCCTCCGACATTGAGACGATTTCCACCGAGCTGATCCTGGCTGACCTGCAGACTCTCGAAAACACGATTCCCCGCCTGCGCAAAGAAGTCAGCGGCAAGAAAACTCCGAAAGAAGTCCTGGCAGAAGCGGAAAAATGCGAGGAATACCTCAACGCCGGCACGGTCCTTTCCAAAGAAATCGCGTCGGGAAACCTGGACCGTGACATCGTCAAAACTTTCCAACTCATGACCTCAAAGCCCTTTATTTACGTATTTAATATGGACTCCGACGGGTTGGCGGACAAAGCCAAACAAGCTGAACTAGCTGCTCTGGTCGCCCCCGCCGAAGCCATTTTCCTGGACGGTGCTTTTGAGGCAGAGCTGGTGGAACTCGACGCCGATGATGCCCGCGAGATGCTGGCCGACGCCGGAATCGAAGAATCTGGCCTGGACAAACTGGCGCGCGTTGGCTTTGACACGCTGGGGCTACAAACGTTCCTGACCGCCGGGGTGAAAGAATCCCGCGCCTGGACCATTCATCAGGGCGACACCGCCCCGCAGGCGGCCGGCGTGATTCACACCGACTTTGAACGCGGTTTCATCAAGGCCGACGTGATTTCTTACGATGAACTGGTGGAAATCGGCGACATTCATAAGGCTCGTGAACTGGGCAAAGTCCGCCAAGAGGGCAAAGATTACGTGATGGCCGACGGCGACGTAGTCGAATTCAAGTTCAACGTCTAG
- the ispH gene encoding 4-hydroxy-3-methylbut-2-enyl diphosphate reductase — translation MGKVLLASPRGYCAGVDRAVTAVQRALEVYGQPIYVRKEIVHNKFVVRTLADAGAIFVDELSEVPPGSRVVFSAHGVAPSVYAEAEQRGLEVIDATCPLVSKVHREARRYANEGYDIILIGHTGHEEVEGTLGVAPDKIHVIDTDWVDTSALAAAEEESGSDAADGIGNTAGNGDEDGTPAAADPLAGLSTDPDAKLIWLSQTTLSVDQTAATVQRLQRRFPGLISPPSDDICFATQNRQGAVKAMAPQCEVVVVVGSANSSNSVRLREVALQSGAGAAYRVEGVHELNPDWFAGAETIGVTSGASVPEVLVTEVLEWLAQRGFDEVQTVQTTQETTSFALPKPLR, via the coding sequence ATGGGGAAAGTTTTGCTGGCCTCGCCGCGAGGCTACTGCGCCGGGGTAGATCGCGCCGTCACGGCGGTGCAGCGCGCACTCGAAGTTTACGGTCAACCCATCTACGTGCGCAAAGAGATTGTGCACAACAAATTTGTGGTGCGCACGTTGGCTGACGCTGGGGCGATTTTTGTCGATGAATTGTCCGAGGTACCCCCGGGGTCCCGCGTGGTTTTCTCAGCTCACGGGGTGGCTCCGAGCGTCTATGCCGAAGCCGAGCAGCGCGGCCTGGAAGTGATTGACGCCACTTGTCCGCTGGTTTCCAAGGTGCATCGGGAGGCGCGGCGTTATGCCAACGAGGGCTACGACATTATTTTGATTGGCCACACCGGTCACGAGGAAGTGGAAGGAACCCTAGGAGTAGCCCCCGACAAGATTCACGTGATTGACACAGACTGGGTCGATACCTCGGCTTTGGCTGCGGCGGAGGAGGAATCCGGCAGCGATGCCGCGGACGGAATCGGGAATACTGCTGGGAACGGAGATGAGGACGGCACCCCCGCCGCCGCGGATCCCCTGGCTGGGCTCAGTACCGACCCCGACGCCAAGCTGATTTGGCTGTCCCAAACGACTTTGTCGGTAGATCAGACAGCCGCTACGGTACAGCGTCTCCAGCGCAGATTTCCCGGTTTGATTAGCCCGCCATCAGACGATATTTGCTTCGCGACTCAGAACCGGCAGGGCGCGGTTAAGGCTATGGCACCTCAATGTGAAGTTGTCGTAGTTGTCGGTTCCGCCAATTCTTCGAACTCAGTGCGGCTGAGGGAAGTCGCCCTGCAGTCTGGAGCCGGTGCGGCCTACCGAGTTGAAGGCGTCCACGAGCTCAATCCAGATTGGTTTGCGGGAGCCGAGACCATCGGGGTGACTTCGGGGGCTTCGGTGCCGGAAGTCCTGGTGACCGAGGTGTTGGAGTGGCTGGCGCAACGCGGGTTCGATGAAGTGCAGACGGTGCAAACCACGCAGGAAACGACCTCATTTGCCCTGCCAAAGCCCCTGCGCTAG
- the xseA gene encoding exodeoxyribonuclease VII large subunit, translated as MEVRKPEPARLARETTRENPWPLSRLSENMRKYVDRVDPTWVEAQIIEYNQRPGNRMSFFVAKDLEADMSMQVKAFGGVVAAAGSALSAGARVVMRVKPDFYLKTGSLSLMASEIHPAGLGGFLEQLEQLKQKLAAEGIFAREHKQSLPFLPRRVGLICGHAARAQADVIENATRRWPLVQFEIREVAVQGERCAAEVSAAIAELDALEGVDVIVVTRGGGALEDLLGFSDESVVRAAFAARTPIVSAVGHEEDTPLLDFVADFRASTPTDAGKRIVPDLAAEIEGLNGARSRMTALISNRIELGLRELDAIRSRPVMQNPLAALDERRRDINHGLEILRSRVAAVLANQARDLAAARATLRAISPQATLERGYAVLRKPDQTVVTDAGAVQKGDLLEAVLARGSLVATVFGTNPNTDER; from the coding sequence ATGGAAGTGAGAAAACCAGAACCGGCGCGACTGGCGCGTGAGACGACCCGGGAAAACCCCTGGCCGCTTAGCCGCCTGAGCGAAAATATGCGCAAATACGTCGACCGGGTCGATCCGACCTGGGTGGAAGCGCAAATCATCGAATACAACCAACGCCCCGGTAACCGGATGTCCTTTTTTGTGGCGAAGGACCTGGAAGCCGATATGTCTATGCAAGTAAAGGCGTTTGGTGGGGTGGTGGCTGCGGCCGGTTCGGCGTTGAGCGCCGGAGCGCGAGTGGTGATGCGGGTCAAGCCCGATTTCTACCTGAAAACCGGGTCGCTGTCCCTGATGGCCTCCGAGATCCACCCGGCCGGTCTGGGCGGGTTTCTCGAGCAGCTGGAACAGCTGAAACAAAAGCTCGCCGCCGAGGGGATTTTTGCCCGGGAACACAAGCAGTCTTTGCCGTTCCTCCCGCGGCGGGTCGGGCTTATCTGCGGGCATGCCGCCCGGGCGCAGGCCGATGTAATTGAAAACGCGACGCGGCGCTGGCCCCTAGTACAGTTCGAGATCCGCGAGGTAGCGGTACAGGGGGAACGCTGCGCGGCGGAAGTCAGCGCGGCCATCGCTGAGCTTGACGCCCTCGAGGGGGTTGACGTGATTGTCGTCACTCGCGGGGGCGGGGCGCTGGAGGACCTCTTGGGATTCTCCGATGAGAGCGTGGTGAGAGCGGCTTTCGCGGCGCGCACCCCCATAGTTTCCGCCGTTGGTCATGAAGAAGACACCCCGCTGCTGGATTTTGTAGCGGACTTCCGCGCCTCCACCCCTACCGATGCGGGCAAGCGGATTGTCCCGGACTTAGCCGCTGAAATTGAGGGGTTGAACGGGGCGCGCTCCCGGATGACGGCGCTCATTTCCAACCGTATCGAGCTGGGATTACGGGAACTTGACGCGATTCGCTCCCGGCCGGTCATGCAAAATCCGCTGGCGGCTCTGGACGAACGGCGCCGAGACATCAACCACGGCTTGGAAATCCTGCGGTCGCGGGTCGCGGCGGTCCTGGCTAATCAGGCACGTGACCTAGCGGCGGCTCGGGCTACCCTGCGAGCTATCTCGCCCCAGGCCACTTTGGAACGCGGGTATGCGGTGTTACGCAAACCCGACCAAACCGTAGTAACTGACGCTGGTGCAGTTCAGAAGGGCGACCTCCTGGAGGCCGTATTGGCGCGCGGCTCCCTGGTCGCCACTGTTTTTGGCACCAACCCGAACACAGATGAAAGGTAA
- a CDS encoding exodeoxyribonuclease VII small subunit encodes MSEKNAKQPPTDATGTGAAGNEDISEMSYEAARAELIETVQALENAGAPLEDTLKLWDRGEALASRCQDILDTAQAKLNERMAPTGE; translated from the coding sequence ATGAGCGAAAAAAATGCTAAGCAACCCCCGACTGACGCGACGGGGACGGGTGCGGCAGGTAACGAGGATATCTCTGAGATGAGCTATGAGGCGGCTCGTGCCGAACTCATCGAAACCGTGCAGGCTCTGGAAAACGCCGGGGCGCCCTTGGAGGACACTCTGAAACTGTGGGATCGCGGCGAGGCTCTGGCCTCACGCTGCCAAGACATCTTGGATACTGCCCAAGCCAAGTTAAACGAGCGTATGGCCCCTACCGGAGAGTGA
- a CDS encoding cell wall-binding repeat-containing protein, translating into MNRRKKFAAFLAAVAVSISGLGVALPAQAAPPVSRIFGASRVETSVEIARRAFPSGAPVAYVASAQSLADALAAGSLTDGPVLLTDSRALAAPVANYLASLRHAGLQKVILLGGEGVLGSQVEQAITSAGLATERLAGADRRETADLIAARAFPGGSDRVYVTDGYGADGAGSPDAVVGGMLTAGPILFGSTAKGLTPASAAVAARAHEKIQLGGRSVAGFTPTSQLAGADRFETAVKVSGASTQPKSRVYLANGLNFVDAVAGGTLTDGIMLLTRPDTIPEATCRYLMDHPEINDVVALGGPGAISDAVLKTEVAQCQWGKHPTTVNPLAVYPQVANQFTYSRTRVASGLGWGNLYSMGLLRSNGSQEFGYLGNTGQLWSHFADGRGGVTGAQMILSDLSRYPGIFTGVDWNNDTRVDVLTVDPSGTLQLRRGDGHGGLSEPETRGSGFNRFAYLFAMRNGINGAPAVVGLSSTGQVTQFPFNSDGTLGKPVELSGNFAYLYQAWPVDDLDKNGRTDLLMRDFDGWLSVILQNPNGTFSEPYRLGVSSQDLKIMAPCGAWNTHTCVYALDRGGNLWQYTIAYHGSNTGFIEAPASSPAPSAANPTPNAANPAPVSGDSISGDPAFDAVLRTLAQQYPDLGSFHNYMYTHFRYLGAHHKPHPAPGFELPYGIEAWNNQGGNCYRYAAMTMWHARALGYNAQVRVGYLKARRGLGPHGWTEIIENGQRYVIDVELGQAYGKTIFYTTYAGAPVYYYDAAGQRIY; encoded by the coding sequence GTGAATCGCAGGAAAAAATTCGCGGCTTTCCTAGCTGCGGTGGCGGTGTCGATTTCGGGTTTAGGAGTGGCGCTGCCCGCGCAGGCCGCGCCACCCGTGTCGCGGATTTTTGGGGCGTCGCGCGTGGAAACCTCAGTAGAGATTGCGCGCCGGGCCTTCCCCTCCGGTGCGCCGGTTGCCTACGTGGCTTCGGCTCAATCCCTGGCTGACGCTTTGGCGGCCGGTTCCCTCACGGATGGCCCGGTTCTGCTCACTGACTCGAGGGCTTTGGCTGCGCCGGTCGCGAATTATTTAGCCAGCTTGCGTCACGCCGGTTTGCAAAAAGTTATCCTTCTGGGTGGCGAGGGCGTGCTTGGTTCGCAGGTCGAACAGGCCATCACCTCTGCCGGTCTTGCGACCGAGCGTCTGGCGGGAGCGGATCGACGCGAGACGGCTGACCTCATTGCCGCGCGGGCTTTTCCCGGCGGGTCGGATAGAGTTTATGTGACGGATGGATACGGCGCAGACGGTGCCGGATCTCCCGATGCGGTAGTTGGCGGCATGTTAACCGCCGGGCCAATCCTGTTTGGTTCTACCGCCAAGGGTTTGACTCCGGCATCAGCGGCTGTGGCGGCTCGGGCGCATGAAAAAATCCAGCTCGGAGGGCGCAGCGTGGCCGGGTTCACCCCAACGTCCCAGCTGGCGGGCGCGGATCGCTTTGAGACAGCCGTAAAGGTTTCCGGGGCCTCCACTCAGCCTAAATCCCGAGTGTACCTGGCTAACGGGTTGAACTTCGTGGATGCCGTAGCGGGGGGAACATTGACGGACGGTATCATGCTGCTGACCCGCCCGGACACGATTCCCGAAGCGACCTGCCGGTACTTGATGGACCACCCCGAAATCAACGACGTGGTGGCTCTGGGAGGGCCGGGAGCAATCTCAGATGCAGTGCTAAAAACCGAGGTCGCACAGTGTCAGTGGGGCAAGCATCCCACTACGGTGAACCCCCTGGCGGTGTATCCCCAGGTGGCGAACCAGTTTACCTACAGCCGAACCAGAGTTGCTTCCGGGCTGGGTTGGGGCAACCTGTACAGCATGGGCCTCTTGCGGTCTAACGGAAGTCAAGAGTTTGGGTATTTAGGGAATACTGGACAGCTATGGTCGCACTTCGCTGACGGCCGCGGCGGAGTCACCGGAGCTCAGATGATTCTCTCTGATTTGAGCAGATACCCCGGCATTTTCACCGGGGTGGATTGGAATAATGACACCCGGGTAGACGTGTTGACGGTCGACCCCTCCGGGACCCTGCAGCTGCGCCGCGGTGATGGACATGGTGGCTTGTCTGAACCGGAAACTCGCGGCTCCGGATTCAACCGTTTCGCCTACTTATTCGCGATGCGCAACGGGATTAATGGAGCCCCCGCGGTGGTGGGATTGAGTTCCACCGGCCAGGTCACGCAGTTCCCGTTTAACTCGGATGGAACCCTGGGCAAGCCGGTCGAGCTGTCGGGGAACTTCGCCTACCTTTATCAGGCGTGGCCGGTGGACGACCTGGACAAGAACGGTCGCACCGACCTGCTGATGAGGGACTTTGACGGGTGGTTGAGCGTTATCTTGCAAAACCCGAATGGCACTTTCAGCGAGCCATACCGCCTGGGTGTGTCCTCTCAAGATTTGAAAATAATGGCTCCCTGCGGCGCTTGGAACACACACACGTGTGTCTACGCACTAGATAGAGGCGGAAACTTATGGCAGTACACCATCGCCTACCATGGTTCCAACACCGGCTTTATCGAGGCACCGGCTTCCTCACCGGCACCAAGTGCCGCTAACCCGACACCAAATGCCGCGAATCCAGCACCAGTTTCGGGCGATTCCATTTCCGGTGACCCTGCCTTCGACGCGGTGTTGCGGACTCTGGCTCAGCAGTATCCAGACTTAGGGAGTTTCCACAACTACATGTACACTCACTTCCGCTACCTGGGAGCTCACCACAAGCCGCACCCGGCCCCCGGCTTTGAGTTGCCTTACGGTATTGAAGCCTGGAACAACCAGGGTGGAAACTGTTACCGGTATGCGGCGATGACGATGTGGCATGCGCGAGCACTGGGATATAACGCCCAAGTCAGGGTGGGATACCTGAAAGCTAGGCGCGGTCTGGGTCCTCATGGATGGACGGAAATCATTGAAAATGGCCAAAGATATGTGATTGACGTGGAGTTGGGGCAAGCCTATGGGAAAACTATCTTTTACACGACCTACGCCGGCGCGCCGGTTTATTACTATGACGCTGCTGGTCAAAGGATTTACTAG